AAGACTTTGTCTTGGTTTCCATATAAAGCAAAGTTAATAGCAGCTTGTGGATTTTTTGCTCCTTTTGGTACAAAAAAGACGTTTGTTCCAAACACACTAGCATCTTTTCTTCCATCTGGTGAAATTTAGGAATTGGTGCTACTTTATATTTAGTATCTGGAGAATAAATTTTCAACGCATTTGCAAACCAGTTTCCATTCACAGTCATAGCTACTTTCCCTTTCATGAATGGATGGTCTGGAGAAAATGCACCACCAAATCCTGAAGTGAATGATTTAATTTTCTCTGGATCATATTTCTTTGCATAAGTGTCCATCCATGTAAATGCCTCCACCATAGGCTGCTCATTCAATGTTACTTTTTTCGCGTCTGTGTCATACATAGTTGCACCAAACGCCCATGGCCATGTGTACGGATCTTCTCCAGCATCAATCCAAGGAATAAACCCTAACGTTTCGAAACTTCCATCATCTTTTACTTTCGTCAAAGCTTCAGCAGCCTTATCAAGCTCTTCAATTGTCTTTGGTGGGTTATCAGGATCTAGTCCTGCTGCTTCAAACATGTCAACATTATAGTAGAGTAAGTTTACATTGGAGTCTTGTGGAAGAATATATGTTTTTCCATCAGATGATTTCATTAAGTCTTTGAATCCATCTAAAACACTATTTTCATCAAAGCCTGCTTCCTTTAAGTAATCATCCAATGGTTCTAAAGCACCTTGAGCTGCTAGACTATAAGCAAGTTGATAGTCATTTCCATCTCCTAATACT
This Metabacillus endolithicus DNA region includes the following protein-coding sequences:
- a CDS encoding extracellular solute-binding protein, with the protein product MKKIVSLSFISFLVFILVLSGCSSSDSSSSSTSNESSKEFTYWYPWGGDSEKWDKDRIAAYEAEEGAKVNAVYVPDGITNGKLLSAISGGNPPDLVLGDGNDYQLAYSLAAQGALEPLDDYLKEAGFDENSVLDGFKDLMKSSDGKTYILPQDSNVNLLYYNVDMFEAAGLDPDNPPKTIEELDKAAEALTKVKDDGSFETLGFIPWIDAGEDPYTWPWAFGATMYDTDAKKVTLNEQPMVEAFTWMDTYAKKYDPEKIKSFTSGFGGAFSPDHPFMKGKVAMTVNGNWFANALKIYSPDTKYKVAPIPKFHQMEEKMLVCLEQTSFLYQKEQKIHKLLLTLLYMETKTKS